GTGCGGTCTTTGCCACACCGACATCCACGCGATGCACGGCGACTGGCCCGTGCAGCCGACCCTGCCGCTCGTTCCCGGTCACGAGGGCGTCGGCATCATCGAGGAACTCGGTGAGGGTGTCACGACCCGCACGGTCGGTCAGCGCGTCGCGATGCCGTGGCTCGGTCACGCGTGCGGCGACTGCCGCTACTGCGTCGACGGTCGCGAGAACCTCTGCGAGAAGCAGTACAACAACGGCTATGCGGTCGATGGCGGGTACGCCGAGTACATGCTCGCCGACGCACGGTTCGCCGTGCCGGTCCCCGACGGCGTCACGCCGCTGGATGCCGCGCCCCTGACGTGCGCGGGAGTCACGACGTACGCCGCGATCAAGAACGCCCACATCACGCCGGGCGAGACCGTCGCCGTCTTCGGCATCGGCGGACTCGGGCACCTCGCCGTCCAGTACGCCCGTCTCGTCGGCGCGAAGGTCATCGCGGTCGATGTCACGCAGGAGAAGCTCGACCTTGCGACGGAACTCGGCGCCGACCACGTCGTCAACGCGCTCGAGACCGACCCCGTCACCGCGATCCGTGAACTCGGGGGAGCGGATGCCGCCGTCATCCTGGCCGTCGCCCCGCAGGTCTTCCGCCAGGCGTTCGACGCACTGAACCGCGGCGGCCGGCTCGTGCTCGTCTCGCTCCCTGCCGGGGGGGAACTCACGGTGCCGATCTTCGACACGGTGCTCAAGGGCATCAGCATCATCGGCTCGA
This genomic stretch from Microbacterium sp. SLBN-146 harbors:
- a CDS encoding zinc-dependent alcohol dehydrogenase codes for the protein MRTAVVTAFGAPAVVEERPIPHPGPGQVMVRLETCGLCHTDIHAMHGDWPVQPTLPLVPGHEGVGIIEELGEGVTTRTVGQRVAMPWLGHACGDCRYCVDGRENLCEKQYNNGYAVDGGYAEYMLADARFAVPVPDGVTPLDAAPLTCAGVTTYAAIKNAHITPGETVAVFGIGGLGHLAVQYARLVGAKVIAVDVTQEKLDLATELGADHVVNALETDPVTAIRELGGADAAVILAVAPQVFRQAFDALNRGGRLVLVSLPAGGELTVPIFDTVLKGISIIGSIVGTRQDLVEVFDLHAAGRTRVITKTRDLAQVNESIDEVLAGTVPARLVFAYHTADVVPTEHEESAAI